The genome window TTGAAGAGCTTGGCAACGGCTACTGGAAGATTACATTTAAGAGAGTTTATGACGATGCGACAAAAGATATTAGGGAGCTTTGGAATGGGCATGCTTTTGTTGACTAATAGTGAGGGGATAAGGAAAAAATTTCTGATCTTCTTAACTTCTCCCAACCTTCTCCACAAGCTCATCCAATACTTCTTTGAACTTAGCGGCATCCACCCACTTAATCCCCATCTTCTCAGCCCACGTTAAAATCCCAACATCGGCTGAAACTATTATTGCATCGAGCTCTTTAGCTAGTAAAATCAGCTCAAAATCCTCTTTGCTGTCAACTATTCCCTCTCTTAGAGCCTTCCTGTAGTTTCTACGGAGCTTTTGGATAATCTTATCTACATTATCTGTATCGAGAACACTCTCCCTAACAGCTTTCTCCGCAACTCTCAACCCTTTATCAATCCTCCTCCGTATATCTTCAATCAGCTCATAAACAACAAAAGCTGGGATTTTAATATCGTGAACGTTTGGGGGCTTTTTTATTATGTAAAGCTCAACATCGGGGGAAACCTCGCTCTCATCAACGAAGTGCATAATCTCTCTATAAATTCCGGGGGACATATAAAATTCCACCTTACCAAACAGCTTTTCAGCATATTCCAAAAACTTCTTCATGGCTTCAGTTGGTGTTTTGCCGAATTTTGCCCTCACGTCTGGATTGACAAAGATACTCGTATCAAGGACAAAGCGAATCATTGCAACCACAAGTTTATTTAGTCCTTTTTGGTTTAAAATCCTTAGGTGATAAAATGAAAGTTGGAGTTGTCTTTGGGGTTAGCGAAATCGCAGATCCAAAAAAGTTTGAGAAAAAAGCGTCGCAGTTTTTAACAAAGCTTTCTGAGGAGTTTGAAGTTGTTGGTGGGGCATTTATTTCGACAAAAAAAGAGTTCAAAGACCTTAAGGAGGAAATAGACTTCAATAAGGTTGATGCAATTGTGTTATACCCATTAACTGGTGGAACTGAGAATCCACTAAAGGAGTTTGCAATCTACAGAAAGCCAGTAATTCTCTTTGGTGATTCTTTTAACAACTCAATAGCAGCTGCCGTAGAGATTAGGGAGTATCTCAGGGACAGGCTTATACCTTCAACACTAGTTACAAGCTATGAAGAGCTTAAAGCTGCTCTCCTTGGCTATGAGGACATGAAGGAAATACTTGATAAGTTCCTAAACTTGAGACTCGGTTTAATTGGCAGAATTTCCCCATGGCTCATCAACGAGAAGTTTGAGCTGCCTTATGTCCATATAAGCTTGAAGAAGTTCTATGAGTATTACGAAGCCACAACAGAAGCTGAAGGGTGGAAAGCTGTTGAGAATATTGTTGCAAAAGCGAGAGAAATTAAAGAGCCTAACAGAGAAGACCTTGTAAAGGCTGGCAGAATTTATGTTGCACTGAAAAGAATTATCGAAGATTACAAGCTTGATGGATTTACAATAGGCTGCTTTGATCTAATTGGGAAGATTAAGGCAACACCATGCTTAGCCCTAGCAATGTTCAATGCCGAAGGAATACCAGCAGCTTGCGAAGGAGAGCTCAATTCTCTACTTGGCATGACAATAGTGAGGAAATTCTTCAATAAACCGGCTTTCATGGGCAATATAGCTGATTATGGTGAGGATTATATAATTCTGGCCCACTGCACCGCTCCCTTAATTGCGGGCTATATCCTAAGGTCTCACTTTGAGAGCGGTATGGGGGTTGGCGTCGAGGTTGATCTTCCCAGGAAAAAAGCGTCTCTCCTCAAGATAAGGGGAAGAAAAGCTGTTGTGGCTAGTGTTACGGTAGCTGAAAGGGAGAGGAGCGAGCAGAGATGCAGAACCCAGCTTAAGCTCAAGATTGAGGATGCAAAAGACTTTATTGATGGCACATTAGGAAATCATCATCTTTTAGTTTACGTGGACAGTGAGGAGCTGGCAGACCTACTAAGTGAGCTTGGCTTTGAAGTCATGCTCTACTGATCATTTTCATTTTTAACCTCTGCTAGACACTATGTGAAGCATAAGCCTTATAAATTCCTAAGTTTTAGTATATTTTGGTAATTAAAAACTTGGGTGGATTTTATGATACTTTTCGACTGGGGAACGTACAATGCGATTTCAAATCTTTTTAAGGCAGCGACACTTGGAATGAGACTTACGGAAATTCCTCCTGCTGCTTTCAATAGAAAGGAAGAAGATTACTTTAGAGATTATGCGTATATTGCTAAAGAAGCTTTTACTACGATAACTGCACATGCTCCTTCATATGGTTTGATTAATCGATTACCAAAAATGCAAGAGAAAGTTGTCTCCTCTTTAAAGCACGACATTCAAATGGCCTCTTTGGCACAAGCAGAGGTCTTCAACATCTACATTGGAAGAAAGGTCTACAACGATGAGAGATCTTGAGACAGTTGCTGATATCATTAAGGAGATTTTAACAGCCACTCCAGAAAAAATGTACATTACGCTGGAAACAACATACACTCCATGTCTTTGTATATTAGAACAAATGCTTATGAGAGTGGTAAATTTGAAAAAGCTAATAAGGGAGTTGACAAAAACTTCTGGATGAAAGTGCTTTCAGAAACTCTGAAGCTGTCTCATGGATTCCTATCACTTCGATTCAGCCAGATAATCGGCTTTTACGTTGGAAATACCTTTGTAAAGAAAAGAGTGCCTCTATACAAGGGCTATCCAGATATAGATCCGCTGGCAGAGGCGTTAGCTGAGTTCATGGTAAAGGAAGTTAAGGGAAAAGAGCTGCCCCTAAGAATGCATTTAGTATATACTGGACCTTCAGACACTAAATATGAGGACACCATAATGCTTTACTCTGAGGTTATGATTAGGGCTTCAAGATATTTATGAGGTGGTAGTATGGATGAGAGGACGAAAAAAGTCGTGATTTGGATGATAGCTAAACTCGTTGATTTTGTGATAATAACTGCAGCTGTCGTTTTGGGGATAATAATTGCAGCAGGCTTTATTGCAAAGCATATGATAGCTGCAATTCCATGATGGGGGTGGGAACATGAGGGGGCAAGCGGCTATTGAGTATCTGTTTATGATTCTTGTTGCCCTGCTATTAGTTTCTCTAGTGTTGAAGTACACTAAAAGCATTGCAGAAAACACCGGAAAAACCATTGAGAATGCAACAAGATTGCTTATCAGGGAGATTCAGAAATCATACTCCGAAATAGGAAAATAGAGAAAAGGCATCAAGACTTCCTGGCATATAAGTTAATTCCAATAAGGGAAAGCACTACCAGAGCTATTGGAACTGGATGAAGGGTTGCTCCGATGAGTCCCAATGCACCCAGCACAATTCTTATCTCTTTTCTTATTGGCTTCTTGTAGTAGCCTGTGATTGCTATTGCTAAGAGGTACATGATGAGGATTGTTGCTATGAAGTAGTAGAGCACTCTAAGTACAACTTCGGGAGTCCACTGCTGGACTGTGATGAGGAACATTTCTGGATGGGTGAAGTATATGTACGGTCCTACATAACCAGCTAGAGCATACTTAACGGAATTAGTTGCTGTCTTCCAGAAATCACCGCCAGCCAATGCTGAACCTGCATATGCTGCCAGAGCGACGGGCGGTGTTAAATCAGCGAGGATTCCAAAGTAGAACACGAAGAAGTGAGCTGCTAAGAGGGCAATTGGTGTTGCATAACCTGGAACTGATGCCGCATAGATTGGATTGTCTGCTACAGCGTTAAAGACTGCTGGGGCCGCAACTAATGATGTAATGACATAGTTTGCTGTTGTTGGCACACCCATACCGAGAATAAGGCTGAATATCATTGCCATCATTAAGAGTAGCAGTAGGTTTCCTCCTGCTAGGTCAACAAGCTTGTATCCGAGAGATGTAACCAATCCAGTCATTGTGAGGACACCTTGAATCAAACCAGCACTTGCTGCTGCAAGCATAACTGTTGTGCTTGTTTTACCAGCGCTTATCATTGATTCGTAAGTTGCTGAATACATTGCTTTACCGCCTTCTGTCTTGGATTTGTATCCGACTATAAGGGAGAATATTATTCCAAAGACACCGCTCATCAAAAGGATTTCCTCTTTTCTCATGTAAAGGAACTTGCCGAGAGCTATTAGGAATATGAACAGCATGCTGATGTAGAGCTTCTCATTGAACTGCACTTTGTCAGTCGTAAATGCCATAATTATGAGGATTAGGCCAAGCAACAGCAGTACTATTCCTACGGGTTTAGCGAATTCTCTCCCTGTAAACATCAAAAGAGTTGTGATGACTACTGTTGCTACATAAAGCTGTTCGTGTCCGGGGATTTCGTCCTTTGAAATCCACGCGACCCAGATTGCGATGCCCAATGAAGAAACTGCAGCAATATGTGGTGCAATGCCCCATACCAATGCTACTGTAATTACAACAATTGGTAATAGTATGTACAGCTTCCTTAGGAAGTATCTGACGGGCTTGAACTGATCTCTTGGCATTCCCTTCAAACCTAAGCGCTTTGTCTCAAGATCTATGAAAAGGTAAACTCCTGAATAGTAAATCAATGCTGGCAATACTGCCGCAATAATCAGCTTGTTATATGGGACGCCTAAAAACTGAGCCATAATGAATGCTGCTGCACCCATAACTGGAGGCATCAGTTGACCTCCTGTTGAGGCTACAGGCTCAACAGCACCGGCTATTTCTGGAGGATAACCAGCTTTTTTCATCAGCGGAATTGTGAATGTTCCCGTTGTTAAAACATTGGCAACTGAGCTTCCGCTGACTGTTCCCATTAAACCACTTGAAATTACTGCTGACTTTGCTGGACCACCGGGTCTAGGCCCAAAGATAGATATCATGAACTCTGTGATGTAGTCGCTCACTCCAATTTTTAGCAAGAATGCACCGAAGAACACGAATGCAAAGACGTAAATCGTCATGACATAGAAAGGAATGCCGAAGATACCTTGATCAAGATAAAGATATTGGGCTATTCGAGTCCAATTGAATCCGGCATCTTTAATTCCATAAAGCAAGAATACTGTAACTATTGCTGGCAGAATCCATCCGATCGCTCTTCTTGTAGCCTCTAATACCAGAATTATAGCTAAGAAACCGAATATAACGTCAGTCTGATTGACATCATAGTAAACCATGTAAGTGGGCCATCGCCAGAACTTATATAAGGCCGCTGCTAGTCCAAGTATTATTAGGATATAGTCTATGAGTTGCACTTTTTGGAGGTATTTGTCCTTTTTGATTATTGGATATCTGAGGAATGCTATAACAAATATCATTCCAAGAATAAATGCCATTATCTGCTGATCTTGGAAGTCAAGTTTAAGAGCTTCTATTCTAATGCCCAGCTTATCAAACAGAGAATACACCGAAAAAGTAAAGTTGAATATAAATAGGATTTCAAAGATACCAATGAGTATTGCTGCTGCTTTTACGATGTTTTCTAGTTTTGGAGGTAAAGTTCTGGTTTTTTCAAGCACGATTTTCTTCTCAATCTTTTCAAGCTCTTCACCCATACTTAACACCTCCTGACTATTATCAATAAAATGGGGGCTTTCCTAACTTCAATCTTCATGATGCCTTCTTCATTGGGCTGGATAAACACGATTTTTCCATCAATCTTCACAGTAACATTGTTAATGGGAATAAACCAGTATTCCCACGATTTTCCAAGAAATGTGTTCAAGTTCTTCACATAGAAACTACCAGCTCGATAATCGAAATTTGTGGGCTGTCCTGCCAGAAATTCTTGCCATTTTTCTTGGAGGACGTATATGCCGTCTTTTGAAACTCGATATACATCTATAACCTTTGTTAATGAAACACTGTGAATGTAATCGATCTCTAAGGTAGAATTTGAGCCAAGAGGGTAGTAACATATCTTATCGTTAAATTCTATCCTAATCACGGAAGCTGGGAAAAATAGAATGAAAAATAACAAGAAAAAAAGAAACAGTTTCTTCAAAAATTTCACCCCTTCATTCCTTGGGCTTTAACTCATCTGGAACAGTTATACCGTGCTCTTCATAGTACTTGATTGCTCCTGGGTGGAGTGGAACCATGAGACCCTCGAATGCGTGGTTCATGTCAATCTGCTTTGCGACTTGGTGAGCCTTGGCTAATTCATCAATGTTCTCGTAAAGAATCTTGGTGATCTCGTAAACAACTTCATCTGGTAGGTCCTTGTGAACAACGAGGGTTGCCTTAACTGCTATTGTTTGTGTGTCTTCGGTCATTCCATTGTATGTACCAGCTGGAATTATCACCTTGACATAGAATGGATATCCCTGATCGTGAAGCTTCTTGATAACATCATCCGGAATTGGTATTAATCTAACTGGGACTTTGACTGCAATTTGATCAATAGCTGGGGCTGGATAGGCAATGACAGTGAACTCGGCATCAACTTGACCAAGAACTAAGCTCTGTGCTGCTTCTTCAAAGGTCTGGTAAACTGGCTCAATCTTGTCCCAGACCCCAGCAGCTTTGAGGACTCTCTCGGCGGTGGCAGCAACACCGCTACCAGCGGCACCAACGACAACCTTCTTACCAGCTAAGTCTTGGAGGGTCTTTATGTCGCTGTCTGCTCTAACGACTATTTGGACTGGCTCTGGGTATAGCGTTCCAATACCCCTGAGAACCTTAATTGGGTTGCCCTCAAACTGGTATTTTCCTTCCCAAGCGTACCAAGTAACGTCATTCTGAGCTATGGCCACCTGAGCTTCTCCTTTTCCTATGGCCTTACAGTTGGCAACACTTGCACCGCTTGTAACGGCCTTAGCGGCAATTAAATTACTCTTCTTGTTTATGACTTTTGCAAGCATTGAACCAATGGCAAAATAGACGCTACCAGGACCAGAGCCGGTATAGATGGTGATCTCATACTTTCCTTCGTCGTTCTTTGTTACAATCGGGGCCTGTGTTTCTGTGCCTGTTGTGGCTTCTTTTTGTGTACATCCGGCAGCAACTAAAGCCAACACTAAAACAAAAACTACACCTAAAGCTTTCCACTTCCTCATTTTTAGCCACCTCATGGAAGTAGAGGGGACTAAGCCCCCGACATCTTAACTATTTACAAAGTTAAACATTATATATTTTTTGTTCTTTTGGAGGATTTACATACAAGTAAACAAATGAAAGGGTGAAAGGGCGAAAATTTTTCAGTAGTAGTACCAGATTGTCCAATAGTCATTGGGGTCTTCGCCAATGCTCTCAAGGTATTCAAGGTATTCCTTGATTGGCACATCTGGATATGTATAAAGCTTGGTTTCGCTGATACCCTTCTCCCATGGGTGCATGAGATAGATCCTGCTACCATCTGGTCTTATTCCGACTAATTCTCTGTCCTGCCATGCCCTCAAGTGATTCTTACCCATTCTTGGGACATTAAAGACGGGTTCATCTGGTCTGAACTGTCCAGGCAATAATCTTGCCTCTTCTTTTCTCTCTTGAACAACTCTCGCAATTGGGACGAGGTAGTCCTTCTGCTCAATCTTACCCTTTGGATAGAAGGTGTAGTATGGGTCAATTCCTATTTTTCTCAGTGCAATTCTCAATGCGACATTTTCAAATCTCCTGCTAACATTTCTCTGGTAAACTAGCTGATTGTAGATGTAGATTCCTTGTCTCCTAATCTTGTATGCTGCCTCAGCCATTTCGGGTGTTACTTCATAAGCTGTTTCAACGTGAGTTGAAATTGAAACATTCCTTTTTCCTGGCTCAATATAGCTTCCAAGAATTTCTGCTAAGTTGTCGGTAATTCTCATAGGAACTGTCACAAAGATTCTGCTTCCCCACCTGATGTTAACAACATGATCGAACTCTGAAAGTCTGCTCATAATTTTGTCAATTATCTTGTCACTTAGAGCTAAGGGATCTCCACCAGTAATGAGGACATCAAGCATTGATTCATGCTCTGCAAACCATTCCAATGCTGCTTCAATTTTGTCCCATCCTGGGAATGAGCCTGCCATAAATGGCTCGAGGACTTCCCAGTTTCTCTGACAATAAACGCATATCTGTGGGCATGTGTCATAGGCTTTGAGAATTGCTATCGTAACGTATCTCCTTGTAACGAGATCAATTGGTGAAGTATCGTGCTCACC of Thermococcus sp. M39 contains these proteins:
- a CDS encoding RNA ligase partner protein codes for the protein MIRFVLDTSIFVNPDVRAKFGKTPTEAMKKFLEYAEKLFGKVEFYMSPGIYREIMHFVDESEVSPDVELYIIKKPPNVHDIKIPAFVVYELIEDIRRRIDKGLRVAEKAVRESVLDTDNVDKIIQKLRRNYRKALREGIVDSKEDFELILLAKELDAIIVSADVGILTWAEKMGIKWVDAAKFKEVLDELVEKVGRS
- a CDS encoding class III signal peptide-containing protein, which gives rise to MRGQAAIEYLFMILVALLLVSLVLKYTKSIAENTGKTIENATRLLIREIQKSYSEIGK
- a CDS encoding TRAP transporter fused permease subunit, with the translated sequence MGEELEKIEKKIVLEKTRTLPPKLENIVKAAAILIGIFEILFIFNFTFSVYSLFDKLGIRIEALKLDFQDQQIMAFILGMIFVIAFLRYPIIKKDKYLQKVQLIDYILIILGLAAALYKFWRWPTYMVYYDVNQTDVIFGFLAIILVLEATRRAIGWILPAIVTVFLLYGIKDAGFNWTRIAQYLYLDQGIFGIPFYVMTIYVFAFVFFGAFLLKIGVSDYITEFMISIFGPRPGGPAKSAVISSGLMGTVSGSSVANVLTTGTFTIPLMKKAGYPPEIAGAVEPVASTGGQLMPPVMGAAAFIMAQFLGVPYNKLIIAAVLPALIYYSGVYLFIDLETKRLGLKGMPRDQFKPVRYFLRKLYILLPIVVITVALVWGIAPHIAAVSSLGIAIWVAWISKDEIPGHEQLYVATVVITTLLMFTGREFAKPVGIVLLLLGLILIIMAFTTDKVQFNEKLYISMLFIFLIALGKFLYMRKEEILLMSGVFGIIFSLIVGYKSKTEGGKAMYSATYESMISAGKTSTTVMLAAASAGLIQGVLTMTGLVTSLGYKLVDLAGGNLLLLLMMAMIFSLILGMGVPTTANYVITSLVAAPAVFNAVADNPIYAASVPGYATPIALLAAHFFVFYFGILADLTPPVALAAYAGSALAGGDFWKTATNSVKYALAGYVGPYIYFTHPEMFLITVQQWTPEVVLRVLYYFIATILIMYLLAIAITGYYKKPIRKEIRIVLGALGLIGATLHPVPIALVVLSLIGINLYARKS
- a CDS encoding DUF1850 domain-containing protein produces the protein MKKLFLFFLLFFILFFPASVIRIEFNDKICYYPLGSNSTLEIDYIHSVSLTKVIDVYRVSKDGIYVLQEKWQEFLAGQPTNFDYRAGSFYVKNLNTFLGKSWEYWFIPINNVTVKIDGKIVFIQPNEEGIMKIEVRKAPILLIIVRRC
- a CDS encoding TAXI family TRAP transporter solute-binding subunit, giving the protein MRKWKALGVVFVLVLALVAAGCTQKEATTGTETQAPIVTKNDEGKYEITIYTGSGPGSVYFAIGSMLAKVINKKSNLIAAKAVTSGASVANCKAIGKGEAQVAIAQNDVTWYAWEGKYQFEGNPIKVLRGIGTLYPEPVQIVVRADSDIKTLQDLAGKKVVVGAAGSGVAATAERVLKAAGVWDKIEPVYQTFEEAAQSLVLGQVDAEFTVIAYPAPAIDQIAVKVPVRLIPIPDDVIKKLHDQGYPFYVKVIIPAGTYNGMTEDTQTIAVKATLVVHKDLPDEVVYEITKILYENIDELAKAHQVAKQIDMNHAFEGLMVPLHPGAIKYYEEHGITVPDELKPKE